In Triticum aestivum cultivar Chinese Spring chromosome 5B, IWGSC CS RefSeq v2.1, whole genome shotgun sequence, the following proteins share a genomic window:
- the LOC123112963 gene encoding auxin-responsive protein SAUR36-like, which produces MVSAKRLAQMAKKWQRMAAIRRKRLTRTTAAAEGAANDECCATSLSVAMKGHCVVYTADSVRFEVPLAYLDTAVFGELLSMSQEEFGFARDDDGRIMMPCDAAVMEYALCLLQRDASVETMRAFMSSVARPCSSFDGSAVAPSVGLGHQVGVC; this is translated from the coding sequence ATGGTTAGTGCCAAGAGGCTTGCTCAGATGGCAAAGAAGTGGCAGAGGATGGCAGCCATCAGGAGGAAGAGGCTCACCCGGACCACGGCAGCAGCGGAAGGAGCAGCCAATGACGAGTGCTGTGCGACTTCACTGTCGGTGGCCATGAAGGGCCACTGTGTGGTGTACACCGCCGACAGTGTGCGGTTCGAGGTGCCGCTGGCGTACCTCGACACCGCGGTCTTCGGCGAGCTCCTGTCGATGTCCCAGGAGGAATTCGGCTTTGCACGCGACGATGACGGGAGGATCATGATGCCCTGCGATGCCGCCGTCATGGAGTACGCCCTGTGCTTGCTTCAGAGAGATGCCTCCGTGGAAACCATGAGGGCGTTCATGAGCTCCGTCGCGAGGCCGTGCAGCAGCTTTGATGGCAGCGCGGTGGCACCATCTGTAGGGCTTGGCCACCAAGTAGGCGTCTGTTAG